The sequence below is a genomic window from Candidatus Zixiibacteriota bacterium.
GATAAACTTCTTGCCCGCACCCCGATAATCCGGGTCTTTTATCTTGCCGCCAAGCAGCTGATTGAAGCGTTTGCGGTCCCGAATATCAAGGCTTTCAAAGAGGTGGTGATGATAGAATATCCCCGCAAGGGAATCTTCGTCATCGGTTTCGCTACCACCCAGACCAAACTCATCACTGCCGACAAAGGGGAAAAACGGCTCATCGGTGTCTATATCCCATCAACGCCGACTCCGATGACCGGCGCCATTGTTTTTCTGCCCGAGGAGGAGGTAGTCAGTCTCGATATGCCGGTTGAAGACGGTATCAAGCTGATTGTCTCCGGCGGCATTGTGGCGCCCCATGAGATATCACAAGTAAATAAGCCCGCCTTAGGCGGAATAGGGGAGGTTACATAATTTATGCGCCTCGCTAATATGCTCAAAGAGCAGTTCATCATAGAGGATTTGAAAGCGTCAACCAAAGATGAGGCTATCGCCGAACTTCTGGAACTGCTCAAAGCCGACAACCCCAGTATCGATATCAACGGAATCAAGGAGCTGATAATCGAGCGGGAGGAAATTGAGAATACCTCCTATGGACGGGGATTCGCCTTCCCCCATGCCCGCACCGATAAAGTTGACGATATGCATATTCTCCTGGGGGTCTCCAAAAAGGGACTCAAGGAGAAAACCCCCGATAATATCCCCCTCTCGGTGGTGGTGCTGCTTTTGACTCCCTCCAATATTTCTAAATTGTATCTTCAGACCTTATCCGCCTTTGCCTCTTTTGCCCGGATGGAGGGAAGTCTCGATAATCTGGTCAAGGCGAAAAGCAAATCGGACATAATCGATGTCATCTGGCAGACCGGCGTCAAGGCGGAAAAAGAACTTACCGTGAAAGATATCATGCGCCGTGATGTCGCCACCGTTACTCCCGATGACTCGCTTAAGACGGTCGCCAACCTGATGTTCAAAAACCGTCTCTCGGCTCTGGCGGTGGTCGATAAGGAGGGGAATCTCCTGGGGCAGATTACCGACAAAGACCTGATTCAGGCGGCCCTTCCCGATTACAAAACACTCATCTCCAATCTCAATTACTCCATGGATGTCGAGCCGTTCGAGGAACTCTTGAAGCAGGAAGACAAAATCAAGGTTTCGCAGTTGTACAAGACCGACCATGAGATTGCCAGTATGGAGACCCGTCTGGTGGAGGTGGCGGCGCTGATGATTTTCAAGAATCTGCGGCGCGTTTTCGTGGTGAAAGACAAAAAACTGGCCGGCATCCTGCTGCGCAAGGATATCGTGAATATGATAATAAGGGGGTAGGGGGGAAATTACAAATCTGTGGGGATATGATGGCAAAAAAAAAGGCGCGAAAGAGCAGGAAATTGGTAGCCGGCTATTTGGAGAGAATCTCCAGCCGGGTCTTTTCTGACTTTCAAACGGCACTGAAGAAATTGGTAGGTGGGCAGCACGGTCTTTACGCGCTCTACAAGGGCAATAGACTTTATTATGTAGGTCTTGCCACCAATTTGAAAAGCCGCATCAATCAACATCTGCGGGATAAACACGCAAGCAAGTGGGATAGGTTCAGTCTATACCTTGTGAGAAAAGCAGACCACATAAAAGAGCTTGAATCGCTGGTGATGCGGATTGCCGACCCAAAAGGGAACACTGCTAAAGGGCGGTTAAAGCACGCACAGAATCTAAATCAGGTACTGCGACGATTGGTGAAAGCGGACCAGGATGAAGTCATTATAGACATTTTTGAGCCGAAAGTAAGAGAATTGAGAGATTCCAAAAGAATCAGCAATCGACGAGAAGGGGTAGAAGGTAGCAGAAAACCAACTCTATTCGGATTAATAAAAAGGACCACAGCATTGCAAGTAAATTACAAAGGTGTGATTTATGCCGCTAAAGTAAGACGTAGCGGCAGGATATTCTTAGATGGAAAAGCCTATAATTCACCTTCAGCCGCAGCAAAAGGGCTGACCGGGAAATCAATTGATGGTTGGCACTTCTGGAAATTCAAGAATAAAGAAGGACATTGGGTGAAGTTGGATGTCCTCAGGAAGTGAGATTTTCGTGCGCGGCGGGTCTTCAGACCCGCCGGCGATTAAAGGCAGTGGGTCTGTTAGCCCCACGCGAACCCGCAAAGTCGAAAGACCGACTATGCACTAGAATAAAGAATTTCAGTAAGCGCAGTACGAAATCACTTGATTGGCTTTAAGGTAGGGAGCAAGGGGGCTTGCCCA
It includes:
- a CDS encoding DUF502 domain-containing protein, whose amino-acid sequence is MSIFRIIRDILRRQFLAGVLVVVPLILTYVVLRFLFEALDGILSPLLLKLLGIHIPGLGILATLLLIFLVGIFTTNIIGSTLVKYWDKLLARTPIIRVFYLAAKQLIEAFAVPNIKAFKEVVMIEYPRKGIFVIGFATTQTKLITADKGEKRLIGVYIPSTPTPMTGAIVFLPEEEVVSLDMPVEDGIKLIVSGGIVAPHEISQVNKPALGGIGEVT
- a CDS encoding CBS domain-containing protein, with the protein product MRLANMLKEQFIIEDLKASTKDEAIAELLELLKADNPSIDINGIKELIIEREEIENTSYGRGFAFPHARTDKVDDMHILLGVSKKGLKEKTPDNIPLSVVVLLLTPSNISKLYLQTLSAFASFARMEGSLDNLVKAKSKSDIIDVIWQTGVKAEKELTVKDIMRRDVATVTPDDSLKTVANLMFKNRLSALAVVDKEGNLLGQITDKDLIQAALPDYKTLISNLNYSMDVEPFEELLKQEDKIKVSQLYKTDHEIASMETRLVEVAALMIFKNLRRVFVVKDKKLAGILLRKDIVNMIIRG
- a CDS encoding GIY-YIG nuclease family protein, whose protein sequence is MMAKKKARKSRKLVAGYLERISSRVFSDFQTALKKLVGGQHGLYALYKGNRLYYVGLATNLKSRINQHLRDKHASKWDRFSLYLVRKADHIKELESLVMRIADPKGNTAKGRLKHAQNLNQVLRRLVKADQDEVIIDIFEPKVRELRDSKRISNRREGVEGSRKPTLFGLIKRTTALQVNYKGVIYAAKVRRSGRIFLDGKAYNSPSAAAKGLTGKSIDGWHFWKFKNKEGHWVKLDVLRK